The Agromyces marinus genome window below encodes:
- a CDS encoding potassium channel family protein, with amino-acid sequence MRVGRIERRHHWVARTSALMAVLGFCFVAAYTVSVLAPEFAHDWRVVFNVVFIATWVAFLVDFVVRLSLTPAGSRWDYLWHHPIEFLSVLVPVFRALRAVTLLRNLPVLQRRTREAVRANFVVSAALYAVMYVFFLALATLQAERHAEGATITSFGDALWWAVVTLTTVGYGDTYPVTVLGRTWAVFLMIGGIAIVGVASATVISILNERLNALRNGNAEGAPILAERESIRPDDVADADDAVDPDGAEPDTGPAR; translated from the coding sequence ATGAGGGTCGGCCGGATCGAGCGCCGCCATCACTGGGTGGCGCGGACGAGCGCCCTGATGGCGGTGCTCGGATTCTGCTTCGTGGCCGCGTACACCGTCTCCGTGCTCGCGCCGGAGTTCGCGCACGACTGGCGGGTCGTCTTCAACGTCGTGTTCATCGCCACGTGGGTCGCGTTCCTCGTCGACTTCGTCGTCAGGCTCTCGCTCACCCCGGCGGGCTCGCGATGGGACTACCTGTGGCACCACCCGATCGAGTTCCTCTCGGTGCTGGTCCCGGTCTTCCGCGCGCTGCGCGCGGTCACCCTGCTGCGCAACCTCCCCGTCCTCCAGCGCCGCACGCGCGAGGCGGTGCGCGCGAACTTCGTGGTCTCCGCGGCGCTGTACGCGGTGATGTACGTGTTCTTCCTCGCGCTGGCGACGCTCCAGGCCGAGCGCCACGCCGAGGGCGCGACGATCACGAGCTTCGGCGACGCCCTCTGGTGGGCGGTGGTGACCCTCACCACGGTCGGCTACGGCGACACGTATCCGGTGACCGTGCTCGGCCGCACGTGGGCGGTGTTCCTCATGATCGGCGGCATCGCGATCGTCGGCGTCGCCTCCGCGACCGTCATCTCGATCCTGAACGAGCGGTTGAACGCGCTCCGCAACGGCAACGCCGAGGGGGCGCCGATCCTCGCCGAGCGCGAGTCGATCCGGCCCGACGACGTGGCCGATGCCGACGACGCGGTCGATCCCGACGGGGCGGAACCGGACACCGGGCCCGCCCGATAG
- a CDS encoding type 1 glutamine amidotransferase family protein gives MSVHLVGGGTDAAHAASVYAPFLAEAAEVAGRAGAERARIAVLLVADGPDAGSQAAYWRDLLGSIADVEPVVTVVPEDGAFEAAALAGAHGVLVGGGRTPAYRSAAEPVAGELRRRVAAGEPFLGYSAGASIASDAAILGGWRIGEVPVAPRSAGEGLEEVVVEAGIGLVDLSIDCHAAQWGTLTRLIAATEAGLVGGGIAIDEDTLFSIGASGLRVAGAGTVWSVGAGEDGVTVRSISG, from the coding sequence ATGAGCGTGCACCTGGTCGGCGGGGGAACCGACGCCGCGCACGCGGCATCCGTCTACGCCCCGTTCCTGGCCGAGGCTGCCGAGGTCGCCGGCCGTGCGGGCGCCGAGCGCGCCCGCATCGCCGTGCTGCTCGTCGCCGACGGCCCGGATGCGGGCTCGCAGGCCGCGTACTGGCGCGACCTGCTCGGCTCGATCGCCGACGTCGAGCCGGTCGTGACCGTCGTGCCCGAGGACGGCGCGTTCGAGGCCGCCGCGCTCGCCGGCGCGCACGGGGTGCTCGTGGGCGGCGGCCGTACCCCGGCCTACCGGAGCGCCGCCGAACCGGTCGCCGGCGAGCTGCGACGGCGCGTCGCGGCCGGAGAGCCCTTCCTCGGCTACTCGGCCGGTGCGTCGATCGCGTCGGATGCCGCGATCCTGGGCGGCTGGCGCATCGGCGAGGTCCCCGTGGCACCCCGGTCCGCGGGCGAGGGCCTCGAGGAGGTCGTCGTCGAGGCCGGGATCGGGTTGGTCGACCTCTCGATCGACTGCCACGCCGCGCAGTGGGGGACCCTGACCCGGCTGATCGCCGCGACCGAGGCCGGCCTGGTCGGCGGCGGCATCGCGATCGACGAGGACACGCTGTTCTCGATCGGCGCCTCTGGGCTGCGGGTCGCCGGCGCAGGCACCGTCTGGAGCGTCGGTGCGGGCGAGGACGGCGTGACGGTCCGCAGCATCTCGGGCTGA
- a CDS encoding uracil-DNA glycosylase: protein MDRTLAELVDAGLVDPSWGDALAPVAEDLARIGDRLEAEAATGGGYLPAPDLVLRAFRQPLDAVRVLVVGQDPYPTPGHPVGLSFAVERDVRPLPRSLANISRELVDDLGIPPLPHGDLGAWSTRGVMLLNRVLTVRPGEAGSHRGLGWERVTDHAIRALAARGGPLVAILWGRDARTLAPLLGDVPRIESAHPSPLSARRGFFGSRPFSRANDLLVARGGRPVDWMIGD, encoded by the coding sequence ATGGACCGGACCCTCGCGGAGCTCGTCGACGCCGGCCTGGTCGATCCCTCGTGGGGCGACGCGCTCGCACCCGTCGCGGAGGACCTCGCCCGAATCGGCGACCGGCTCGAGGCCGAGGCCGCGACCGGCGGCGGATACCTCCCCGCGCCCGACCTCGTGCTGCGCGCATTCCGGCAGCCCCTCGACGCCGTGCGCGTGCTCGTGGTCGGCCAGGACCCGTACCCCACTCCCGGTCATCCCGTCGGGCTGTCCTTCGCGGTCGAGCGCGACGTGCGGCCGCTCCCGCGCAGCCTGGCGAACATCTCCCGCGAACTCGTCGACGACCTCGGGATCCCGCCGCTGCCGCACGGGGACCTCGGCGCATGGAGCACCCGCGGCGTGATGCTGCTGAACCGGGTCCTCACCGTCCGCCCGGGCGAGGCCGGTTCGCACCGGGGCCTCGGCTGGGAACGCGTCACCGACCACGCGATCCGGGCCCTCGCCGCACGCGGCGGCCCGCTCGTCGCCATCCTCTGGGGTCGTGACGCCCGGACCCTGGCGCCGCTGCTCGGCGACGTGCCGCGCATCGAGTCCGCCCACCCGAGCCCGCTCTCGGCCCGCCGCGGCTTCTTCGGGTCGCGGCCGTTCAGCCGGGCGAACGACCTCCTCGTCGCCCGCGGCGGGCGGCCCGTCGACTGGATGATCGGGGACTGA
- a CDS encoding gluconokinase — protein sequence MQRLVVMGPSGSGKSTIGAALADRLRLPFIDADDLHTAANRSRMAAGVPLTDEDRGPWLIAVGERLAASDRGAVIACSALRRAYRGIILAHASDAVFVELTVDDSLLRSRLTSRAGHFMPAALLESQLATLEPLGADEPGIRVDTGASPDRVVETIIRELAGRGGGTPGPTPID from the coding sequence GTGCAGCGGTTGGTCGTCATGGGCCCGTCGGGGTCCGGGAAGAGCACGATCGGCGCCGCGCTCGCGGACCGGCTCCGCCTCCCGTTCATCGACGCCGACGACCTCCACACCGCCGCGAACCGCAGCAGGATGGCGGCGGGGGTGCCCCTCACCGACGAAGATCGCGGCCCCTGGCTCATCGCGGTCGGGGAGCGCCTCGCCGCGTCCGACCGGGGTGCCGTCATCGCATGTTCGGCGCTGCGTCGGGCCTATCGCGGGATCATCCTCGCGCACGCGAGCGACGCGGTGTTCGTCGAACTCACCGTGGACGACTCGCTGCTCCGGTCTCGACTGACCTCGCGTGCGGGCCACTTCATGCCCGCGGCCCTGCTCGAGTCGCAGCTGGCGACCCTCGAACCGCTCGGGGCCGACGAGCCCGGCATCCGCGTCGACACGGGGGCGAGCCCCGACCGGGTCGTCGAGACGATCATCCGGGAACTGGCGGGCCGAGGGGGCGGAACGCCTGGCCCGACGCCGATCGACTGA